The following coding sequences lie in one Saimiri boliviensis isolate mSaiBol1 chromosome 6, mSaiBol1.pri, whole genome shotgun sequence genomic window:
- the EIF1AD gene encoding putative RNA-binding protein EIF1AD, translating into MSQATKRKHVVKEVLGEHMVPSDRQQIVRVLRTPGNNLHEVETAQGQRFLVSMPSKYRKNIWIKRGDFLIVDPIEEGEKVKAEISFVLCKDHMRSLQKQGLWPEAFSEVAEKHNNMNRQTQPELPAEPQLSGEESSSEDDSDLFVNTNRRQYHESEEESEEEEEA; encoded by the exons ATGTCTCAGGCCACCAAGAGGAAGCATGTGGTGAAGGAGGTGCTGGGGGAGCACATGGTGCCCTCCGACCGGCAGCAGATTGTCCGG GTACTCAGGACTCCAGGGAACAATCTGCATGAGGTGGAGACGGCCCAAGGGCAGCGCTTCCTTGTGAGCATGCCCTCCAAATACCGCAAGAACATCTGGATCAagagag GGGACTTTCTCATTGTTGACCCCATTGAAGAGGGAGAAAAGGTGAAGGCTGAGATCTCCTTTGTGCTCTGCAAGGACCACATGCGCTCACTGCAGAAGCAGGGGCTTTG GCCTGAGGCCTTCTCTGAAGTGGCGGAGAAACACAACAACATGAACAG ACAAACTCAACCAGAACTCCCAGCTGAGCCACAGTTATCAGGAGAGGAGTCCAGCTCAGAAGATGATTCTGACCTGTTTGTTAACACAAACCGCAGACAATATCATGAGAGTGAGGAGGAAAgcgaagaggaggaggaggcctga